The genome window CTGCAAGAAAAGGAACTTTTGCCTCGACCTGCAACCTTCTCGTTTCCAAGTAGGGTTTAAAAAAATTTTTCACTTTCTCCACAAATTATATTTTAGTCTTTTTCTCCTCTGAAAGAATGACAGTGATAAAATATAAAGTTGTTAGAATTATACCAAACTTTCGCTTCTTGACCTCTTCCAAGCCTATCTTATGAAGAGGCTATGGAAGAGGATTGCGAAGCCCATTTGTTCAAAAGGATAAGGCACTCTTTTGGGTGTCTCAAATATAAATGAATTTTCAAGACAAAACTATTCTATTAGAGAGTAAAAATCTCTCTCACTCGTTTGACAATCAAAATCCTCTTTTTAATGATATCAATATTTCAGTTAGAGAATCTGAAACTGTTTCTATCATAGGTGTTAGTGGAAGTGGCAAATCTACTCTTCTTCATATTCTTTCTGGAACTATCAAACCAGAAAATGGCTCTGTTTTTCATTTCAACAAGGAGTTTTGGAAGCAAAAGCAAAAAGAGAGAGAGCTTGTTCGCCGAAATGATATTGGTCTAATTTTTCAATTTCACTATCTATTTAAAGGTTTTTCTGTTCGTGAAAATTTAGAAGTCGCCTCTCTACTTTCTGGAGAAAAGCTTGATTTTTCTATTTTAGAGAATTTTGGAATCGCTCATTTGTTGGAAAAAAAAGTTACACAACTCTCTGGAGGTGAGCAACAAAGAGTCTCAATTGCCCGTGTTTTAACAAAAAAACCTAAAATTATCTTTGCAGATGAGCTAACTGGTAATCTTGATAAACAAACTGCAAATATTGTTATGAAAACTCTTTTTGACTATGTAAAAACTGCTAAAGCTTCCCTTGTTCTCGTAACTCATGATGAAGATTTGGCCTCTCAATGCGACCATATTTTTAAGTTGAAAGATGGGAATTTTTATAAAAAATAATCTCTTTTTAAAAACTTTCTCAAAAACCCTTGACATTCAAAAAAAAATTGTCTATAATTCCGCCCACAGTTCAAAAACGAACTGAAAAAGCTGGATTAGCTCAGTTGGTAGAGCAGCTGATTTGTAATCAGCAGGTCGCGGGTTCGAGTCCCATATCCAGCTCCACTGTTCTTTTAAGTTTCGGTGTTTGGAATTGATGTCCTTTGAGGACGAGCAGGTGGTTTCTTTTATTGGCTTTGGTGAGATACTCAAGTGGCCAACGAGGGCAGACTGTAAATCTGCTGGTTTTTACCTTCGAAGGTTCGAATCCTTCTCTCACCACCATATTTATTGCGGGAATAGCTCAGTTGGCTAGAGCGTCAGCCTTCCAAGCTGAGGGTCGCGAGTTCGAGTCTCGTTTCCCGCTCCATTTTAAGCAAACTATTCTACATTTAGATTTCAATACTTTAAAACTTACTGTTTTTTGCATGAGCTTCTTTATGCCCATATAGCTCAGCGGCAGAGCACTTCCTTGGTAAGGAAGAGGTCGGCGGTTCAATTCCGCTTATGGGCTCCAGTTTTGGAGCTCAAGAATCAGAAATGAGAATAGTTTTGTTTAACTTTGGTATTTTGTTGTAAAATACCGCTATAATTTTTTCAAGGATAGAAAAGAAAGATGGCTAAAGAAAAGTTCGAGAGAAGTAAACCTCACGTAAATATCGGTACTATCGGTCACGTCGACCATGGTAAAACAACTCTAACTGCTGCTATTACTGCTGTTTTAGCAACAAAAGGTGGAGCTGCTCTTATGGATTATGATCAAATTGATAATGCTCCTGAAGAGAGAGAAAGAGGTATTACTATCGCTACATCTCACGTTGAGTATGAGACTGAAACAAGACACTATGCACACGTTGATTGTCCTGGACACGCCGATTATGTTAAAAACATGATTACTGGTGCTGCTCAAATGGATGGTGCTATTCTTGTTGTTTCTGCTGCTGATGGACCAATGCCTCAAACTAGAGAGCATATCCTTCTTTCACGACAAGTTGGTGTTCCTTACATCGTTGTTTTCATGAATAAAGAAGACCTTGTTGATGATGAAGAATTAATCGAATTAGTTGAAATGGAAATCAGAGAACTTCTTGATCAATATGAATTCCCTGGTGATGATACTCCTATTACAGTTGGTTCAGCTTTCCAAGCTCTTGAAGAAGCTAAAGCTGGTAACATTGGTGATTGGTCAGAAAAAATCATTAAACTTATGGATTCTGTTGATGCTTACATTCCGACTCCAGAAAGAGATACTGATAAA of Thiovulum sp. ES contains these proteins:
- a CDS encoding ABC-type antimicrobial peptide transport system, ATPase component (PFAM: ABC transporter) is translated as MNFQDKTILLESKNLSHSFDNQNPLFNDINISVRESETVSIIGVSGSGKSTLLHILSGTIKPENGSVFHFNKEFWKQKQKERELVRRNDIGLIFQFHYLFKGFSVRENLEVASLLSGEKLDFSILENFGIAHLLEKKVTQLSGGEQQRVSIARVLTKKPKIIFADELTGNLDKQTANIVMKTLFDYVKTAKASLVLVTHDEDLASQCDHIFKLKDGNFYKK
- a CDS encoding translation elongation factor TU (PFAM: Elongation factor Tu domain 2; Elongation factor Tu C-terminal domain; Elongation factor Tu GTP binding domain~TIGRFAM: small GTP-binding protein domain; translation elongation factor TU); the protein is MAKEKFERSKPHVNIGTIGHVDHGKTTLTAAITAVLATKGGAALMDYDQIDNAPEERERGITIATSHVEYETETRHYAHVDCPGHADYVKNMITGAAQMDGAILVVSAADGPMPQTREHILLSRQVGVPYIVVFMNKEDLVDDEELIELVEMEIRELLDQYEFPGDDTPITVGSAFQALEEAKAGNIGDWSEKIIKLMDSVDAYIPTPERDTDKTYLMPIEDVFTIQGRGTVVTGRIERGVVKLNEEIEIVGIKDTQKTTVTGIEMFRKEMEEGRAGDNAGILLRGIKKEQVERGQVLCKPGSITPHKKFEAEVYILSKDEGGRHTPFFNGYRPQFYVRTTDVTGSITLPEGTEMVMPGDNLKITAELINSIAMEEGTKFAIREGGRTVGAGIVTKITE